The Marinobacter halotolerans genome includes a window with the following:
- a CDS encoding CBS domain-containing protein, giving the protein MSNPSRVLVPKSPGDVFRLTACPEEESLTGDDPATQLLKDFTSHNPINIRSAMAFKEMKAKLCNSGATFAMVVNRSDEVVGLLTLKDLLGSLPLSLANQRGGSISDITAKDVMRPIWSLPAVRYGQLQELKVDQLAEIFNELHTDYLLVMEADLGEAGSGEKSVRGLLSADDLNDQAGIRVDQRPRPESFSDIVHAVRGKSY; this is encoded by the coding sequence ATGAGCAATCCATCACGTGTTTTAGTTCCCAAGTCTCCCGGTGACGTTTTCAGGCTCACTGCCTGTCCTGAGGAGGAATCCCTTACAGGTGACGATCCGGCTACCCAGTTGTTAAAGGACTTCACCAGCCATAACCCGATCAATATCCGATCGGCTATGGCTTTTAAGGAAATGAAAGCCAAACTATGCAACTCCGGCGCGACGTTTGCGATGGTGGTTAACCGGAGTGATGAGGTGGTCGGACTATTGACCCTGAAAGACCTTCTCGGTTCGTTACCGTTGAGTCTTGCCAATCAGCGAGGCGGTTCCATTTCGGACATTACGGCCAAGGATGTCATGCGCCCGATATGGAGTTTGCCTGCAGTAAGATATGGTCAGCTTCAGGAGCTGAAGGTCGACCAACTGGCGGAGATTTTCAATGAACTTCACACCGACTATCTGTTGGTGATGGAGGCGGATCTGGGTGAGGCAGGCTCCGGAGAGAAGTCTGTTCGCGGACTTTTGTCTGCTGATGATCTGAATGATCAAGCGGGCATCCGTGTGGACCAGCGCCCCCGCCCTGAGTCATTCTCTGACATTGTTCATGCCGTCAGGGGAAAATCTTACTAA
- a CDS encoding YrhK family protein, whose amino-acid sequence MSQRDLDHPLTLTVGNEKLVIRRRYEVMSIINDFIIALWFLVGSILFLFPEYERAAIWFFIIGSFQFLVRPSIRLASYVHIKQVPSSNWEY is encoded by the coding sequence ATGTCGCAGCGAGATCTTGATCACCCGCTTACATTGACAGTTGGAAATGAGAAGCTGGTCATACGCAGGCGATATGAGGTCATGAGCATTATTAATGACTTCATCATAGCGCTATGGTTTTTAGTGGGTAGTATACTTTTTTTATTCCCAGAGTATGAAAGAGCCGCAATCTGGTTTTTTATTATTGGTAGCTTTCAATTCCTGGTTCGTCCTAGCATCCGACTTGCAAGTTATGTCCACATTAAGCAGGTGCCATCAAGTAACTGGGAGTATTGA
- the rpoD gene encoding RNA polymerase sigma factor RpoD: MSGNSQKSRLKDLIARGKEQGYLTYAEVNDHLPEDIADPDQVEDIIRMINDMGIQVAEVAPDADTLLMTDGDSTADEAAAAEAAAALAAVESDAGRTTDPVRMYMREMGTVELLTREGEIVIAKRIEEGIRDVMAAVAHFPGITGTVIQAYDRIIENEGRISDIVTGFLDPDGAEPFMEEDTSTDTSSSSSDSSDDDDDDDSEEETESGPDPEETRLRFELLKEKRAAADEALEKHGRGHKKTQEALNELGQVFAPFKLGNKAFDELVKVVRSTNDLVRENERAIMKICVRECKMPRKDFIKAFPGNEVNLEWAEKLSKSKKAYAPLIAERLDEIVRLQKRIHNIQTEVDLDVVDIKEINRRVSIGEAKARRAKKEMVEANLRLVISIAKKYTNRGLQFLDLIQEGNIGLMKAVDKFEYRRGYKFSTYATWWIRQAITRSIADQARTIRIPVHMIETINKLNRISRQMLQEMGREPTPEELGERMEMPEDKIRKVLKIAKEPISMETPIGDDEDSHLGDFIEDIQALSPVDSATAEGLREATRSVLSGLTARESKVLRMRFGIEMNTDHTLEEVGKQFDVTRERIRQIEAKALRKLRHPSRSDHLRGFIDDQGNG; encoded by the coding sequence ATGTCAGGCAATTCGCAAAAATCACGTCTTAAAGACCTCATCGCACGAGGCAAGGAACAAGGTTACCTGACTTACGCCGAGGTAAATGACCACCTCCCGGAAGACATAGCCGACCCGGACCAGGTTGAAGACATCATTCGCATGATCAACGACATGGGCATCCAGGTGGCCGAGGTAGCGCCGGACGCAGACACACTGCTGATGACCGACGGCGATTCCACCGCCGACGAAGCCGCAGCAGCAGAAGCAGCCGCCGCCCTGGCTGCCGTTGAATCCGATGCCGGCCGCACCACTGATCCAGTCCGCATGTACATGCGCGAAATGGGCACGGTCGAGCTGCTGACCCGCGAAGGCGAGATTGTTATCGCCAAGCGCATCGAGGAAGGCATCCGCGACGTCATGGCCGCCGTTGCCCACTTCCCCGGCATCACCGGCACCGTTATCCAGGCCTACGACCGCATCATCGAGAACGAAGGCCGCATCAGCGACATCGTGACTGGTTTTCTCGACCCGGACGGCGCCGAGCCGTTCATGGAAGAAGACACCTCCACGGATACTTCCAGCAGCTCCAGCGATTCGTCCGATGACGACGATGACGACGACAGCGAAGAAGAAACCGAGAGCGGTCCGGATCCGGAAGAAACCCGCCTGCGTTTCGAGCTGCTGAAAGAAAAGCGCGCAGCCGCTGACGAGGCGTTGGAAAAGCATGGCCGTGGCCACAAGAAAACCCAGGAAGCGCTCAACGAGCTGGGCCAGGTCTTTGCCCCCTTCAAGCTGGGCAACAAGGCGTTTGACGAGCTGGTGAAAGTGGTTCGTTCCACCAACGATCTGGTTCGTGAGAACGAGCGTGCCATCATGAAAATCTGCGTGCGTGAGTGCAAGATGCCGCGCAAGGATTTCATCAAGGCCTTCCCCGGCAACGAAGTAAATCTGGAATGGGCAGAAAAGCTCTCCAAGAGCAAGAAAGCCTACGCGCCGCTGATTGCCGAGCGCCTGGACGAAATCGTCCGCCTGCAGAAGCGCATCCACAACATTCAGACCGAAGTGGATCTGGACGTAGTGGACATCAAGGAAATCAACCGTCGCGTGTCCATCGGCGAAGCCAAGGCCCGCCGTGCCAAGAAGGAAATGGTGGAAGCCAACCTGCGTCTGGTTATTTCCATTGCCAAGAAATACACCAACCGCGGCCTGCAGTTCCTGGACCTGATCCAGGAAGGCAACATCGGCCTGATGAAGGCCGTCGACAAGTTCGAATATCGCCGTGGTTACAAGTTCTCGACCTACGCCACCTGGTGGATTCGTCAGGCCATCACCCGCTCTATCGCGGATCAGGCCCGCACCATCCGTATTCCGGTGCACATGATCGAGACCATCAACAAGCTCAACCGCATCTCCCGCCAGATGCTTCAGGAAATGGGCCGCGAGCCTACCCCTGAAGAACTGGGCGAGCGCATGGAAATGCCGGAAGACAAGATCCGCAAGGTGCTGAAGATCGCCAAAGAGCCGATCTCCATGGAAACCCCGATCGGCGACGACGAAGACAGCCACCTGGGCGATTTCATCGAGGATATCCAGGCCCTGTCACCGGTCGATTCCGCCACCGCCGAAGGCCTGCGCGAAGCTACCCGCTCCGTGCTGTCTGGCCTGACTGCGAGGGAATCCAAGGTACTGCGCATGCGTTTCGGTATCGAGATGAACACAGACCATACGCTGGAAGAAGTGGGCAAGCAGTTCGACGTAACCCGCGAGCGAATCCGCCAGATCGAAGCCAAGGCCCTGCGCAAACTGCGCCACCCTTCCCGCTCCGATCACCTGCGCGGCTTCATTGACGACCAGGGTAACGGTTAA